One Hugenholtzia roseola DSM 9546 genomic window carries:
- a CDS encoding protein-disulfide reductase DsbD family protein, whose translation MTQNKIRFFGQPAPKKQPSLSLWTRLIAPLLFWAFSLVPLSAQQDNADLIKWTFDFSKKEYQIGDEIEVILKAKIKESWYLYSTDFDPALGPIVSEFNFKPQGDYELIGKIKPMAPKKKYDDLWGGEYTYFTKTAEFRQKIKVLKPLTTIVVEPYFQVCSDETGMCILNAVIEGSKKFNIATKNLTLKSDTKQETTQNSTETSSEKEVENKAENSTQADTEGEKFAPLDTISVEENGEGKQNSNFDNQSTSKNPTLDLNPTFNQEATQESIWGFILASFIGGVLALLTPCVFPMIPMTVAFFTKRSRSRAKAIVQGLIYALSIIAFFTLIGVGVGALLGEDAANFLSTHWFPNLFFFTLFIIFAISFFGAFEITLPSFIVNKMDAQADKNRGLGGIFFMAITLVLVSFSCTAPIVGSLLVMAADGQFLRPALGMASFGAAFALPFSLFAIFPSWLSSLPKSGGWLNTVKVVLGFIELALAFKFLSVADQVYHWGLLDRHIFIAIWAAISFLTGLYLLGKIRLPHDSAMEKLSITRLLLATVAFGFFLYLLPGLWGAPLKELSGYLPPQKENMFAFASNGTTSQTAKEESFNAKYADFLHLPHGIKGYFEYKEALAAAEKAGKPLFIDFTGHGCVNCRKMEANVWADAQVLRALKEDFVVVALYADERKEAEQSDWVQNAEGETLKTIGSINLNLQSERFKTTSQPYYVIINPKDERLLANPTAYDEKVSNFINFLETAKNNFKILNAAQ comes from the coding sequence ATGACGCAGAACAAAATCCGCTTCTTTGGGCAGCCTGCCCCAAAAAAACAACCGTCTCTAAGCCTTTGGACGCGCCTAATTGCGCCTCTCTTATTTTGGGCTTTTTCCCTTGTTCCGCTTTCGGCACAGCAAGACAATGCCGACCTCATCAAATGGACTTTCGACTTTTCTAAGAAAGAGTACCAAATTGGAGATGAAATAGAAGTAATTTTAAAAGCAAAAATCAAAGAGAGTTGGTATCTCTATTCCACCGACTTTGACCCCGCCTTGGGTCCGATTGTTTCCGAATTTAATTTCAAACCACAAGGCGATTACGAGCTTATTGGAAAAATAAAGCCCATGGCACCCAAGAAAAAATACGACGACCTTTGGGGAGGCGAATATACCTATTTTACAAAAACTGCCGAATTTAGACAAAAAATTAAAGTTTTAAAACCACTAACTACGATTGTAGTAGAGCCTTATTTTCAAGTTTGTTCAGATGAAACAGGCATGTGTATCCTCAATGCCGTTATCGAGGGTAGCAAAAAGTTTAATATCGCCACCAAAAATCTGACCCTAAAATCCGACACAAAACAAGAAACCACTCAAAATAGCACAGAAACAAGCAGCGAAAAAGAGGTAGAAAACAAAGCCGAAAACAGCACCCAAGCCGATACAGAGGGCGAAAAGTTCGCCCCCCTCGATACCATTTCGGTAGAAGAAAATGGCGAAGGCAAGCAAAATAGCAACTTTGACAATCAAAGCACTTCTAAAAATCCTACCTTAGATTTAAACCCTACCTTCAATCAGGAGGCGACGCAGGAAAGCATCTGGGGCTTTATTCTGGCATCTTTCATAGGCGGCGTGCTGGCTTTGCTCACCCCTTGTGTCTTTCCGATGATTCCCATGACGGTGGCTTTTTTCACCAAACGCAGCCGTAGCAGAGCAAAAGCTATCGTGCAGGGACTTATTTACGCGCTTTCTATTATCGCCTTTTTCACACTGATAGGCGTGGGCGTTGGGGCTTTATTGGGCGAAGATGCGGCAAATTTTCTCTCTACACATTGGTTTCCAAACCTCTTTTTCTTTACGCTTTTTATCATTTTTGCGATTTCTTTTTTTGGCGCATTCGAAATTACACTTCCTTCCTTTATCGTCAATAAAATGGACGCGCAGGCAGACAAAAATCGCGGCTTAGGAGGTATTTTCTTTATGGCAATTACGCTGGTTTTGGTGTCCTTTTCCTGCACCGCTCCTATCGTAGGTAGCCTTTTGGTGATGGCGGCTGATGGGCAATTTTTGCGTCCTGCCTTGGGTATGGCTTCTTTTGGGGCAGCTTTCGCCCTTCCTTTTAGCCTTTTTGCGATATTTCCTTCTTGGCTTAGTTCGCTTCCCAAATCGGGGGGCTGGCTCAATACGGTCAAAGTAGTTTTGGGTTTTATAGAATTAGCCTTAGCGTTCAAATTTTTGAGCGTTGCCGACCAAGTCTATCATTGGGGGCTTTTAGATAGGCATATTTTTATTGCAATTTGGGCAGCCATTTCTTTCCTAACAGGGCTATATCTTTTGGGCAAGATTCGCCTACCACACGATAGCGCGATGGAAAAATTGAGCATCACGCGCCTGCTCTTAGCCACTGTCGCCTTTGGCTTTTTTCTCTATCTGCTGCCCGGTCTTTGGGGCGCACCCCTGAAAGAATTGTCGGGCTATCTGCCACCACAAAAGGAAAACATGTTCGCTTTTGCTTCAAATGGTACAACATCACAAACCGCCAAAGAGGAAAGCTTTAATGCTAAATACGCCGATTTCTTACATCTGCCGCATGGCATCAAAGGCTACTTCGAATACAAAGAAGCCTTAGCCGCTGCCGAAAAAGCAGGCAAACCGCTTTTCATAGATTTCACAGGACATGGTTGTGTAAATTGTAGGAAAATGGAAGCAAATGTATGGGCAGATGCACAGGTATTGCGTGCGCTCAAAGAAGATTTTGTAGTTGTCGCCCTTTATGCAGACGAGCGCAAAGAAGCCGAACAAAGCGATTGGGTACAAAATGCAGAGGGCGAAACCCTCAAAACGATAGGTTCAATCAATCTCAACCTGCAATCAGAGCGTTTCAAGACCACTTCGCAGCCCTACTATGTCATCATCAATCCCAAAGATGAGCGTTTGCTTGCCAATCCGACGGCGTATGATGAGAAAGTGAGCAATTTTATCAACTTTTTAGAAACTGCAAAAAACAACTTTAAAATATTAAACGCTGCCCAATAA